CCGCGGCAGCTTCATTGAGCTCTTGTTATCCGATAGTGAATTCTCCTCAGTAAAGTAGTCTATTTATCCGAATCCCTTTTATTTAATAATCTTACTCCAATTAACAAAGGAATTATTAGAAAAATAAAAACTACAGATGGAATTTGTCCAGACCACCCTCCAAAATTCCCATCGATTTCATCCACATTCTGTGACATTTTAGCCAGAGTAAATATTATCGCTGCAGTTAAACATGAAAAGCCCATGAGTAATAACCCCGCTAGTCTATTCATTAAATCACCTCACGCTCTTTCCGTCTCAATTTATTCTTTTACGTTCCAATACTTGGAAAGTTGCGCTATGCTGCCCGTTCAATAAAAAACCAGGGAGCAGCTGCCGCGGCAATCTACTCCCTGTTTATTACGCTATCGTTATCCGTTAGCTTAATCTTCTTCCGATACTACTTGAAATTTGATAAAAGCTCACCCTTGATTATTTAAAGTTTGGATTTGTAACTACTTTTAATTGATCACCTATTTTTTCACAGTCAGGTGAGGACTCTTATCAAGAAGAGGCTGTGCTTCTTTTAAGGCAACTTTTCGTAGTCGATGGCATACCAGGCATTGAATGCCTTATGGCATTCGCCCTTATAAAGCTTTTTATCGGTAAATTTCCGCGCATTCCGTGCTTGTAGGTTGGTAAAAACAATGATTTTTCCAAGCACCCGCGAGCGGTTGACCGTACCACATTGCGGGACAAGCTTGAGATGTTGGCCCCCACGGGTTGAAATACCACAGCGAGTATTTTGAAGGCCATTCTCGCCAGCCTTTTATGGTCTGTTCAGCTAGCCGACGCTCTCGTTCCCGTGACTTCAGATAAAAATCGGGTTCTAATATGGCGTCGAACATGGCATCGTCATTCATATAATGATAAATAACATCATTAATATTGTTGACGTTCTTGAAGTCCGAACACCTGACTACGGCCCGATTAATCACGACAGCGCCAACCGTTAACATACCCTTTTCGCCTTCCGCCTGTGCCTCGCCCCTCATAAGCCGCGCCAACAAATCAACGTCAGACGACCTATACTTAACCCTTGCACCCATGGC
This is a stretch of genomic DNA from Paenibacillus sp. sptzw28. It encodes these proteins:
- a CDS encoding cell wall hydrolase; the encoded protein is MGARVKYRSSDVDLLARLMRGEAQAEGEKGMLTVGAVVINRAVVRCSDFKNVNNINDVIYHYMNDDAMFDAILEPDFYLKSRERERRLAEQTIKGWREWPSKYSLWYFNPWGPTSQACPAMWYGQPLAGAWKNHCFYQPTSTECAEIYR